A single genomic interval of Candidatus Binataceae bacterium harbors:
- a CDS encoding VWA domain-containing protein, which produces MDLHALIGDLSLARPATLYLLAIPAIVLAWSLWNAREWIKIWAPLLRVIALSLFVLAIANPEKVMRFEGAAQPAVVDASESITPQMRAWTVHLLKDDLKLRPADPAFMFASSAVSRTIGEVEADFESTACDSCAPAHTNLEAALLRLAADPEAEGGPAVLVTDGWENLGDSTRAINALYAARIRLDVFTPPGATSIPNVAMTELSLPPALEKAEPFALGVTMDNFNPRPVSGTIYVYRGDELLSARKVTLKRGSERFDFPVHNEATGLASYRATFKADDPSLNRYLEDDSLEGWVGVGAQRRVLILTDSGKDAAYLQAVAQRRGFDPSVVPVTSGQWNGSLSGYDAVFLNNLPAERFTPAAHDALVNYVERGGSLAMIGGDASFGLGQWQASPVAKAMPVIMKPPERKERKRALILIIDKSGSMGRADKLTYAKAAAETVGNTLKDSDLIAVIGFDSQPFVVVPLETVAKSRNYLNQMINRLVAHGTTYLLPALQEAERMLASSGAQLQHVVILTDGEVGGTPSMYYDIVSRMHHEGGATISAIAVGNDMEGLDLLRSISRYGGGAFYQTESAKNLPALFVSDFKQHGGETTMQEAKEFTPHTVSPDPVLKDFAGKQLPSLKGYVSTQIKPNTNVSAYIDRGDTREPLIASSRYGAGKTLAVTTDASGRWSGNWVTSNVFGPLWDRLFNWLTPETQNAQKFDVALGYQGGRINIKLNDYSSEFGKGLSVLNLSATGPNNIRYETALTEQVPGEFSGSIDAPVPGTYYLTMRAPGGSKSATLPPLAYTVSPAVLAELPRPEANYGLLERLASATGGRLNPSVSETGLSRPTLERRESLSSFLIIAAMIVLIGEALVRRLTA; this is translated from the coding sequence ATGGACCTTCACGCCCTTATCGGCGATCTTTCGCTGGCACGGCCTGCGACACTCTATCTGCTCGCGATTCCAGCGATTGTTTTGGCGTGGTCGCTGTGGAACGCGCGCGAATGGATCAAGATCTGGGCACCTCTGCTGCGCGTGATCGCATTGTCCCTGTTCGTCCTCGCAATCGCGAATCCGGAGAAGGTGATGCGTTTTGAGGGTGCCGCGCAACCGGCCGTGGTCGATGCCTCCGAGAGCATCACGCCCCAGATGCGTGCCTGGACCGTGCATCTGCTCAAGGACGATTTGAAACTCCGTCCGGCGGATCCCGCATTCATGTTCGCATCCTCGGCCGTTTCTAGGACGATTGGTGAAGTGGAAGCAGACTTTGAGTCGACCGCCTGCGATAGCTGCGCACCGGCGCACACCAACCTGGAAGCTGCGCTGCTGCGGCTGGCGGCCGATCCCGAAGCCGAGGGCGGCCCCGCCGTGCTGGTAACCGACGGCTGGGAAAACCTGGGCGACTCGACCCGCGCGATCAACGCGCTATATGCCGCGCGCATCCGGCTTGATGTCTTCACCCCTCCCGGGGCCACGTCGATTCCCAACGTGGCCATGACCGAACTTTCTTTGCCGCCGGCGCTGGAAAAAGCCGAGCCCTTCGCGCTAGGCGTCACGATGGACAACTTCAACCCGAGGCCTGTCAGTGGAACGATTTATGTTTATCGAGGTGATGAACTCCTGAGCGCGCGCAAGGTCACACTCAAACGTGGCTCTGAGCGTTTTGACTTTCCGGTGCATAACGAGGCGACCGGACTCGCCTCTTATCGCGCTACGTTTAAAGCCGACGATCCGAGCTTGAACAGGTATCTCGAAGACGATTCTCTGGAGGGCTGGGTCGGAGTCGGTGCTCAACGCAGGGTTTTGATTCTGACCGACTCGGGCAAGGACGCCGCGTACCTCCAGGCCGTCGCGCAGCGGCGCGGGTTCGATCCGTCGGTCGTGCCGGTGACCTCGGGCCAATGGAACGGAAGTCTCTCCGGCTACGATGCCGTCTTTCTGAACAATCTGCCCGCCGAACGGTTTACGCCGGCAGCGCACGATGCGCTGGTCAATTACGTCGAACGGGGGGGCTCGCTTGCGATGATTGGCGGCGACGCAAGCTTCGGCCTAGGGCAGTGGCAAGCGAGTCCGGTCGCCAAAGCCATGCCCGTCATCATGAAACCGCCCGAGCGCAAGGAACGCAAACGTGCTCTGATTCTGATTATCGACAAGTCGGGTTCGATGGGGCGCGCCGACAAGCTGACCTATGCCAAGGCAGCCGCTGAGACGGTGGGTAATACCCTCAAAGATTCCGATTTGATCGCGGTCATCGGTTTTGACTCCCAGCCGTTCGTCGTGGTGCCACTCGAGACTGTCGCCAAAAGCCGGAACTATCTGAACCAAATGATCAACCGGCTCGTCGCGCACGGAACGACTTATCTGCTCCCGGCTTTGCAGGAGGCAGAACGGATGCTTGCCTCGAGCGGCGCGCAACTCCAACACGTTGTGATCCTGACCGACGGGGAAGTTGGCGGTACCCCGTCGATGTACTACGACATCGTTTCGCGAATGCATCACGAAGGCGGCGCCACCATTTCCGCGATTGCGGTCGGCAATGACATGGAAGGGCTTGACTTGCTGCGGTCGATTAGTCGCTACGGCGGCGGCGCCTTCTATCAGACCGAGAGCGCCAAGAATCTGCCCGCACTCTTCGTCTCGGACTTCAAGCAGCACGGTGGTGAAACCACGATGCAGGAGGCGAAAGAGTTCACCCCGCACACCGTCTCTCCCGACCCGGTGCTCAAAGACTTCGCGGGCAAACAGCTCCCGTCGCTCAAAGGTTACGTCTCGACGCAAATCAAGCCGAATACCAACGTGAGCGCCTACATCGATCGCGGCGATACCAGGGAACCACTCATCGCAAGCTCTAGGTACGGGGCTGGCAAGACGCTCGCCGTTACCACCGATGCGAGCGGAAGATGGTCGGGGAACTGGGTGACGTCCAACGTATTCGGCCCACTCTGGGATCGCCTCTTCAACTGGCTGACACCCGAAACCCAGAATGCGCAGAAATTCGATGTAGCGCTGGGTTACCAGGGCGGGCGCATCAACATCAAGCTAAACGATTATTCCTCGGAATTCGGGAAGGGTCTCAGCGTTCTCAACCTGAGCGCGACCGGCCCGAACAACATCCGTTACGAGACAGCTCTGACGGAGCAGGTTCCCGGCGAGTTTTCGGGATCGATCGACGCGCCGGTGCCGGGGACTTACTACCTGACCATGCGCGCGCCGGGCGGATCCAAATCCGCCACTCTTCCGCCCCTTGCGTACACGGTAAGCCCTGCCGTGCTAGCCGAGTTGCCAAGACCCGAAGCGAACTACGGCCTACTGGAAAGACTCGCATCGGCGACCGGAGGGCGCTTGAATCCAAGCGTCAGTGAAACTGGGCTCTCGCGCCCGACGCTCGAACGGCGCGAATCATTGAGCTCGTTTCTGATTATCGCCGCGATGATCGTCCTCATCGGTGAGGCTCTGGTGAGGCGGCTGACTGCGTGA
- a CDS encoding VWA domain-containing protein — protein sequence MGLLYPGALVFLAIVPALVLAYLARERPARVVVSSVLAFRALRGLRKERFGGRPRFDWMFLVELVLLLLAVLAMAGPYLIRKSSPIALVIDNSAAMHVRLDSGVTRFKDAISKAQSRLSATDGNGTITIFATAPAPHRIAPPFNSHAEALLAIHRMEPTDAPNDSNSVAALLSSLAAEGRFSRIIFVGGQAIAPPVPATIDSILVDDTISNLALGSFGLRREVFGQEALRAQITVANFSSQPKRVEVIVEGDGNQLGDAHETLAAGETGSLEFPALRPARVYRAVLKPDDAFPLDNVAYATSGSVKEVSILFVTPSAAESAGLDSIPGVSVKTVAPGSFAPEDLKNADLAVFEYSAPKELPGVNSLLVVPPPGDPVFDFTVTPAAGIQVAQWRDTDQLTDSVNFRLLNISQGEFLGEHPWMAAVVSGQGGGLLLRGERQGHRYIATGFNPFPYLGRRNLPMSVLTLNILSYLAGLGTSSAGFRTGQPWLTPAGVETITLPSGKKVKATPGTLFTDVGSQGIYELSGPDIPATPRAVNLDNLTVSNFQDTPPLKVEERGSASPNQQFTEKASMSAWVLGTILALGALEAMLIYRRRRRVLEA from the coding sequence ATGGGGCTGCTGTATCCCGGAGCTCTCGTCTTTCTCGCGATCGTGCCCGCGCTCGTGCTCGCCTACTTGGCGCGCGAACGCCCTGCGCGTGTGGTCGTCTCGAGCGTGCTCGCGTTTCGCGCGCTGCGCGGCCTGCGCAAGGAACGCTTCGGCGGACGGCCTCGTTTCGACTGGATGTTCCTGGTCGAGCTGGTCCTGCTGTTGCTGGCGGTACTGGCGATGGCGGGGCCCTACCTTATTCGCAAGAGCAGCCCGATCGCGCTGGTGATCGACAACTCAGCGGCAATGCATGTTAGGCTCGATTCCGGCGTGACCCGCTTTAAAGACGCGATTAGTAAAGCGCAGAGCAGGCTGTCAGCGACTGATGGTAACGGCACGATTACCATCTTTGCGACGGCCCCCGCGCCGCATCGCATCGCGCCGCCCTTCAATTCCCATGCCGAGGCCTTGCTCGCTATTCACCGAATGGAGCCGACCGACGCCCCCAACGACAGTAACTCGGTAGCAGCGTTGCTGAGCTCACTGGCCGCGGAAGGGCGCTTCAGCAGGATAATTTTCGTGGGCGGCCAGGCGATCGCACCGCCCGTACCCGCAACCATCGATTCAATCCTGGTGGACGATACGATTTCCAACCTCGCGCTCGGTTCATTCGGTTTGCGCCGCGAGGTGTTTGGCCAGGAAGCGCTTCGCGCGCAGATCACGGTCGCCAATTTCTCATCTCAGCCAAAGCGGGTTGAGGTCATCGTCGAGGGCGATGGGAATCAACTCGGCGATGCGCACGAAACCCTGGCAGCCGGCGAAACCGGTTCGCTGGAGTTCCCCGCGCTCAGGCCGGCCCGCGTCTACCGCGCGGTGCTGAAACCCGACGACGCCTTCCCGCTCGACAACGTCGCGTACGCGACCAGCGGATCGGTCAAGGAGGTTTCCATCCTCTTTGTTACCCCTTCCGCCGCCGAGTCCGCGGGGCTCGATTCAATTCCCGGAGTGTCGGTCAAAACCGTAGCGCCCGGTTCCTTTGCTCCTGAGGATTTGAAAAACGCCGACCTCGCAGTCTTCGAGTACTCGGCGCCCAAGGAACTCCCGGGGGTTAACTCGCTGCTGGTGGTCCCGCCGCCGGGGGATCCGGTTTTCGATTTTACGGTGACACCGGCGGCAGGAATCCAAGTCGCCCAGTGGCGCGACACCGACCAACTGACCGATTCCGTGAACTTCCGGCTGTTGAATATCTCGCAAGGCGAGTTCCTGGGTGAGCACCCGTGGATGGCCGCGGTGGTTTCGGGACAAGGGGGCGGGCTGCTTTTGCGCGGCGAACGTCAAGGTCACCGATATATCGCGACCGGCTTCAATCCGTTCCCTTATCTCGGCCGGCGCAACCTGCCGATGTCCGTGCTGACGCTCAACATCCTGAGCTACCTCGCCGGCCTCGGTACCAGCAGCGCGGGCTTTCGTACCGGGCAGCCATGGCTGACACCCGCCGGGGTCGAAACCATAACGCTTCCGTCGGGCAAGAAGGTAAAGGCTACCCCGGGAACGCTGTTCACGGACGTTGGTTCGCAGGGGATCTATGAACTCTCCGGCCCTGATATTCCGGCCACCCCCCGCGCCGTGAACCTTGACAACCTGACGGTATCCAATTTCCAGGATACGCCGCCGTTAAAGGTTGAAGAACGAGGCTCGGCCTCTCCGAACCAGCAGTTCACCGAAAAAGCCTCGATGAGCGCATGGGTGCTTGGGACGATTCTCGCACTGGGTGCGTTGGAAGCGATGCTGATTTACCGCCGCCGACGGAGGGTGCTCGAGGCGTAG
- a CDS encoding DUF58 domain-containing protein, with product MFDLPDQFTAHFLARLEELRIRTRRQYAGIGKGAHLSPKRGSSLEFNDYRHYAPGDDFRHIDWGLYGRTDKYYIKLFKEEEDLLTYIFLDASASMTYPAGDGKFEYAVATALALAYVALGSGDRVMIRVLGGSARGLAPAFVHGRHRIVELARKLREVSPGGQYDFAQVLAREMLSIRRAGKVFVISDFLMMLNSVTKGLGLFLAASMDLTAVQILGGRELKGHGLDGDVEVIDSESGERVRVAIGAREREQYQETLMRLTREIRSFCLKRGLHYSLYVTDREFQSFFLRAVAELGLAH from the coding sequence ATGTTCGATCTTCCCGACCAGTTTACGGCCCACTTTCTTGCGCGGCTGGAAGAACTCCGCATTCGCACTCGCCGGCAATACGCGGGCATAGGCAAGGGCGCTCATCTTTCGCCCAAACGGGGGTCCTCACTGGAGTTCAACGACTACCGCCATTATGCGCCGGGCGACGATTTTCGCCACATCGACTGGGGACTCTACGGACGCACCGACAAGTACTACATCAAGCTGTTCAAGGAAGAAGAGGACCTGCTCACCTACATATTCCTCGATGCCAGCGCATCGATGACCTATCCGGCGGGTGACGGCAAATTTGAATACGCGGTGGCAACCGCGCTAGCGCTCGCCTACGTCGCGTTGGGATCGGGCGACCGCGTGATGATTCGGGTGCTCGGCGGTAGCGCCCGGGGGCTGGCGCCCGCATTCGTGCACGGACGCCATCGAATTGTGGAGTTGGCGCGCAAGCTGCGCGAGGTTTCGCCTGGCGGGCAATATGATTTCGCGCAGGTCCTCGCCCGCGAGATGCTCTCAATTCGGCGCGCAGGGAAGGTCTTCGTCATCTCCGATTTTCTGATGATGCTCAACTCGGTGACCAAAGGACTCGGCTTATTCCTGGCGGCATCGATGGATCTCACCGCCGTGCAGATTCTTGGGGGACGTGAGCTTAAGGGGCATGGACTCGACGGTGATGTCGAAGTGATCGACTCCGAATCCGGCGAGCGGGTGCGGGTCGCGATCGGGGCCCGCGAGCGTGAGCAATACCAGGAGACGCTGATGCGGCTCACGCGCGAGATCCGTTCGTTCTGCCTCAAGCGGGGTTTACACTATTCGCTGTACGTGACCGATCGTGAGTTCCAATCGTTTTTCTTGCGCGCGGTCGCCGAACTGGGCCTCGCACATTGA
- a CDS encoding AAA family ATPase, whose translation MGAAPQVPPDQRVAEFRRVFLRAEQEVSRVIVGHQEVIRKLLTALFCGGHILIEGVPGLGKTLMCKAASDALGLIFKRVQFTPDLMPSDIIGTQVLAEQDGKREFQFKPGPIFAHMVLGDEVNRATPKTQSALLEAMEERQVTVFGVTYKLEAPYIVLATQNPIELEGTYPLPEAQMDRFLFKVIMNPPKPEELREILNRTTGAEARKSESIFDGRSAPQVIESLKALVREVMVAEPLERYVIAIVGGCTPNTPGAISEVSQYLRFGPSPRGAQAMILCAKVNALLDGRVSVSYDDVDDAIVPSLRHRLLRNFQAEAENVTTESLLEQVQKRLKRPRS comes from the coding sequence ATGGGAGCGGCACCGCAAGTACCACCCGACCAGCGTGTAGCTGAGTTTCGCAGGGTTTTTCTACGCGCCGAGCAGGAAGTCTCACGCGTGATCGTCGGGCATCAGGAGGTAATCCGCAAACTGCTGACCGCTTTGTTCTGCGGCGGCCACATTTTAATCGAGGGTGTTCCGGGGCTCGGTAAGACCCTGATGTGCAAGGCGGCCTCTGATGCGCTCGGCCTCATTTTCAAACGCGTGCAGTTCACACCCGATCTGATGCCTTCGGACATCATCGGTACCCAGGTCCTAGCGGAGCAGGATGGCAAACGGGAGTTTCAGTTCAAGCCGGGCCCGATCTTTGCCCACATGGTGCTCGGCGACGAAGTCAATCGCGCGACGCCGAAGACCCAATCCGCCCTGCTCGAGGCGATGGAAGAGCGCCAGGTTACGGTGTTTGGCGTCACCTATAAACTCGAAGCGCCGTACATCGTGCTGGCCACGCAAAACCCGATCGAACTCGAGGGGACCTATCCTCTGCCCGAGGCGCAGATGGACCGGTTTCTGTTCAAAGTGATCATGAACCCGCCCAAGCCGGAGGAGTTACGCGAAATCCTAAACCGCACGACCGGCGCTGAAGCTCGCAAATCGGAGTCCATCTTTGATGGCCGCAGCGCTCCACAAGTGATCGAGAGCTTGAAGGCGCTGGTGCGTGAAGTGATGGTGGCGGAGCCCCTGGAGCGCTACGTCATAGCGATCGTCGGCGGATGTACCCCAAACACTCCCGGCGCAATTTCCGAAGTATCGCAATATCTGCGCTTCGGACCGAGTCCGCGAGGTGCGCAGGCCATGATTTTGTGCGCGAAAGTGAACGCGCTCCTCGACGGGCGCGTGAGCGTCAGCTACGACGACGTTGACGACGCGATAGTGCCGAGCCTGCGCCATCGACTGTTGAGGAACTTTCAGGCCGAGGCCGAGAACGTTACCACCGAGTCGCTCCTCGAACAGGTGCAAAAGCGTCTCAAGCGCCCGCGCAGCTAG
- the mltG gene encoding endolytic transglycosylase MltG has protein sequence MRKLKAIIALLGLAAIAFAAIAAFEFYWLTPTEIFATPRSVTIEKGESFRSVAHKLAAAGAVRSALAIQLYGQFTGSARRIKPGDYEFKGGERIPNVMHHLVAGDFMVVTVVVPEGLTVHQIGERLEAAGLVCQGDFEDAARAGALVRALGLMPLGAEGYLFPATYRFSPHASADQILFAMLSRFFRVLTPLVEARMFELGLNTRQVVTMASIVEREAKVPGERPLIAGVFYNRLRLGMPLQSDPTAEYSLDGTVGAAAQAVKTPSAFNTYEIAGLPPGPIASPGLKSIEAALYPAQSNFLYFVARDDGTHVFSKSFTDHKRAILASSKAHRSNPARPVAAGRAD, from the coding sequence ATGCGGAAGCTGAAAGCAATCATCGCTCTACTGGGACTCGCAGCGATCGCCTTCGCCGCAATTGCGGCATTTGAATTCTATTGGCTCACCCCGACCGAGATTTTCGCGACTCCCCGCAGCGTAACGATCGAAAAAGGTGAATCGTTTCGATCGGTGGCGCACAAGCTCGCCGCGGCGGGCGCCGTTCGCAGCGCCCTCGCTATCCAACTCTATGGGCAGTTCACGGGGAGTGCGCGTCGGATCAAACCGGGAGACTATGAGTTCAAAGGCGGGGAACGGATTCCGAACGTGATGCACCACCTGGTCGCGGGCGACTTCATGGTCGTAACGGTCGTCGTACCCGAGGGTCTAACCGTTCATCAGATAGGAGAGCGTCTGGAGGCTGCGGGCTTGGTGTGCCAAGGCGATTTCGAGGATGCCGCGCGCGCCGGTGCGCTGGTCCGCGCGCTGGGACTTATGCCGCTAGGGGCGGAGGGTTACCTCTTTCCGGCGACCTACCGTTTTTCGCCGCACGCCTCGGCCGACCAGATCTTGTTTGCGATGCTGTCGCGGTTCTTTCGGGTGCTGACACCGCTGGTGGAAGCGCGGATGTTCGAGCTAGGACTGAACACGCGTCAGGTTGTGACCATGGCCTCGATCGTCGAGCGGGAGGCAAAAGTACCGGGGGAGCGGCCGCTGATTGCCGGGGTGTTTTACAATCGGCTCAGACTGGGAATGCCGCTTCAATCCGATCCGACCGCTGAGTATAGTTTGGATGGAACCGTCGGTGCAGCCGCCCAGGCAGTGAAAACTCCGAGCGCATTCAATACCTACGAAATAGCAGGTCTTCCGCCGGGGCCGATCGCGAGTCCGGGCCTGAAGTCTATAGAAGCCGCGCTATATCCCGCGCAATCGAACTTCCTTTATTTCGTGGCACGCGACGACGGAACTCATGTGTTTTCCAAATCTTTCACCGACCACAAGCGCGCCATCCTGGCGAGCAGCAAGGCCCACCGGTCCAACCCCGCGCGTCCTGTCGCGGCTGGTCGAGCCGATTAG
- the ruvX gene encoding Holliday junction resolvase RuvX, with protein sequence MAIIAIDFGKRRIGLAIAESTDSAAYPLGTITRVSLDKDLEQLGSWISSRAASQLVVGLPLNMDGTEGSSARAARTFGAQLATHLHLPVDYTDERLTSFEARERLSDHRRKRHRKTAVDAVAATIILEEWLAAHRNSS encoded by the coding sequence ATGGCTATCATTGCAATCGATTTCGGAAAGCGTCGCATAGGGCTCGCCATCGCCGAGTCCACAGATTCCGCGGCTTATCCCCTGGGCACGATAACCCGAGTATCCCTGGACAAGGACCTCGAGCAGCTAGGAAGTTGGATCAGCTCGCGTGCAGCCAGCCAGCTGGTGGTTGGTCTGCCGCTCAACATGGACGGCACCGAAGGTTCCTCTGCACGAGCCGCGCGGACCTTCGGGGCGCAACTCGCAACCCACTTGCATCTGCCCGTCGATTACACCGACGAGCGCTTGACCAGCTTTGAAGCACGCGAGCGGCTTTCGGATCATCGCCGCAAGCGGCATCGCAAAACCGCCGTTGATGCTGTAGCTGCTACGATCATACTTGAAGAATGGCTCGCGGCGCATCGAAATTCGTCATAA